The Fervidibacillus albus genome contains a region encoding:
- the rapZ gene encoding RNase adapter RapZ — protein MEETNQIEMVIITGMSGAGKTVAIRSFEDLGFYCVDNLPPMLLPKFLELMRESKNKMNKVALVMDLRGREFFDQLFQVLDDLENSWMRPHIVFLDADDGTLVRRYKETRRSHPLASSGLPLEGIMMERKLLEEIKGRAQTIYNTSKLKPKELREKIQSEFSNSKTRLFTVNIVSFGFKHGIPIDADLVFDVRFLPNPFYIEHMRKKTGLDEEVYNYVMKWNDTNRFLEKLQDLLKFILPLYKREGKSQLVIGIGCTGGQHRSVAIAEYLKKQLSNDYFVRVSHNEIS, from the coding sequence ATGGAAGAAACGAATCAAATTGAAATGGTCATTATTACTGGTATGTCCGGTGCAGGAAAAACGGTCGCTATTCGAAGTTTTGAAGACTTAGGTTTTTATTGCGTCGATAATTTGCCGCCGATGTTATTACCGAAATTTCTCGAATTAATGAGGGAATCGAAAAATAAAATGAATAAAGTTGCCCTCGTCATGGACTTGCGTGGGCGGGAATTTTTTGACCAACTTTTCCAAGTGCTGGATGATTTGGAAAATTCATGGATGAGGCCACATATTGTTTTTTTGGATGCAGATGATGGGACATTAGTTCGCCGGTATAAGGAAACGAGAAGATCCCATCCTTTGGCGAGTTCCGGTTTGCCTTTGGAAGGAATCATGATGGAAAGAAAATTGCTTGAAGAAATTAAAGGGCGGGCCCAAACGATTTACAATACGTCAAAATTAAAACCGAAGGAATTGCGGGAAAAAATTCAAAGCGAGTTTTCCAATAGTAAAACGAGATTGTTTACCGTCAATATCGTCTCCTTTGGTTTTAAACACGGGATACCGATCGATGCGGATCTCGTCTTTGACGTCCGTTTTTTACCGAATCCGTTTTATATCGAGCATATGCGGAAGAAGACAGGATTGGATGAAGAAGTGTACAATTACGTTATGAAATGGAACGATACGAATCGCTTTTTAGAAAAATTACAAGATCTTCTTAAATTTATTTTGCCACTGTACAAAAGAGAAGGGAAAAGTCAATTGGTCATCGGAATCGGTTGTACCGGGGGCCAACATCGTTCCGTGGCCATTGCCGAATATTTAAAAAAGCAGTTATCGAACGATTATTTCGTACGCGTTTCACATAATGAAATATCCTAG
- a CDS encoding gluconeogenesis factor YvcK family protein → MINADLPKVVILGGGTGLSVLLRGIKRYPLHITAIVTVADDGGSSGRIREDLRIPPPGDIRNVLAALSEVEPLIEEMFQHRFRTNGDLSGHSLGNLILAAMTNITGNFAHAVHELSRVLNVKGRVFPSANQLLVLHAEMEDGTIVEGESKIPTVGKKIKRVFITPENAEPLPEAVHAIRDADLIIIGPGSLYTSILPNLLVPKIGEEVLRAKGKKIYICNLMTQAGETKGFTASEHVKAIYQHLREPFLHTIIVNDGIIPENIQLRYKGESAEPVLFDQGALQSLGLEVLSDSIISTEDGTIRHDTKKVSEMIYRLIKR, encoded by the coding sequence ATGATCAATGCAGACTTACCGAAAGTCGTCATTTTAGGAGGGGGCACCGGTCTTTCCGTCTTGTTAAGGGGAATTAAACGGTATCCTTTACATATTACAGCCATCGTAACCGTTGCCGATGACGGAGGCAGTTCAGGGCGAATACGGGAAGATTTGCGCATCCCACCGCCAGGAGATATTCGAAATGTTTTGGCGGCCCTTTCCGAGGTGGAACCTCTTATCGAAGAAATGTTTCAACACCGTTTCCGAACGAATGGCGACTTATCCGGTCACTCTTTGGGCAATTTAATTTTAGCGGCGATGACGAATATTACCGGTAATTTTGCCCATGCCGTCCATGAGTTGAGTCGTGTATTAAACGTGAAGGGGCGGGTATTTCCTTCGGCGAATCAACTCCTCGTTCTTCATGCTGAAATGGAGGACGGTACGATCGTCGAGGGTGAATCGAAAATCCCAACGGTTGGGAAAAAAATTAAGCGGGTATTTATTACCCCTGAAAACGCTGAACCGTTACCTGAAGCAGTCCATGCCATTCGTGATGCCGATTTGATCATTATCGGTCCGGGAAGTTTGTATACGAGCATTTTGCCCAATCTATTAGTTCCGAAAATCGGAGAAGAAGTGTTGAGGGCGAAGGGGAAAAAAATATACATTTGTAATTTGATGACCCAAGCGGGAGAAACGAAAGGATTTACTGCTAGCGAACATGTGAAGGCAATTTATCAACATTTACGCGAACCTTTTTTGCATACGATTATCGTCAATGACGGTATTATTCCAGAAAATATCCAACTGAGGTACAAAGGGGAATCGGCAGAACCTGTTTTGTTCGATCAAGGCGCCCTACAAAGTTTAGGATTAGAAGTTCTTTCTGATTCAATTATTTCAACGGAAGATGGGACGATTCGACACGATACGAAAAAGGTTTCGGAAATGATTTATCGATTGATTAAAAGATGA
- the tpiA gene encoding triose-phosphate isomerase, producing MRKPIIAGNWKMNKTLGEAVEFVNAVKGSVPTSEKVESVVCAPALFLDRLVREVEGTELKIGAQNMHFEESGAFTGEISPVALTDLGVEYVILGHSERREMFNETDESVNKKVHAAFKHQLIPIVCVGETLDEREADRTKEIVETQVKKALEGLTEEQVEKTVIAYEPIWAIGTGKSSTAEDANEVCGYIRKVVATMFSETTAERVRIQYGGSVKPTNVHEFMAQQHIDGALVGGASLDPESYLQLLEAGK from the coding sequence ATGCGGAAACCAATTATTGCAGGGAACTGGAAAATGAACAAAACTCTTGGCGAAGCGGTCGAATTTGTCAATGCGGTGAAAGGGAGCGTTCCAACAAGCGAAAAGGTAGAATCAGTTGTTTGTGCGCCTGCCCTTTTCCTCGATCGTCTCGTTCGGGAAGTGGAAGGTACAGAATTGAAAATTGGTGCACAAAACATGCACTTTGAAGAAAGTGGTGCCTTCACCGGTGAAATTAGTCCTGTAGCCTTGACCGACCTCGGTGTAGAATACGTCATTCTCGGTCATTCCGAGCGTCGAGAAATGTTCAATGAAACTGATGAGTCGGTAAACAAAAAAGTCCACGCAGCTTTTAAACATCAATTGATTCCGATCGTATGCGTTGGTGAAACGTTGGATGAAAGGGAAGCGGACCGTACGAAGGAAATCGTTGAAACCCAAGTGAAAAAGGCTTTAGAAGGTTTGACAGAAGAACAAGTAGAAAAAACGGTTATCGCCTACGAACCGATTTGGGCAATCGGAACGGGCAAATCATCGACCGCCGAAGATGCCAATGAAGTGTGCGGTTATATTCGAAAAGTCGTTGCAACGATGTTTTCGGAAACAACTGCAGAACGAGTTCGGATTCAATACGGTGGCAGTGTGAAGCCGACGAATGTTCATGAATTCATGGCGCAACAACATATCGATGGCGCATTAGTCGGTGGCGCAAGCTTGGATCCCGAATCGTATTTACAATTACTGGAGGCGGGAAAATAA
- the clpP gene encoding ATP-dependent Clp endopeptidase proteolytic subunit ClpP, translating to MNLIPTVIEQTNRGERAYDIYSRLLKDRIIMLGGPIDDNVANSIVAQLLFLDAENPEKDISLYINSPGGSITAGMAIYDTMQFVKADVQTISIGMAASMGAFLLAAGTKGKRYALPNAEVMIHQPLGGAQGQATEIEIAAKRILFLRDKLNKILAERTGQPLEVIQRDTDRDNFMTAEQAKEYGLIDHIISRNTIG from the coding sequence ATGAATTTGATACCTACAGTGATTGAACAAACGAACCGTGGCGAACGTGCTTATGATATTTACTCCCGCTTATTAAAAGACCGGATTATTATGCTCGGCGGTCCGATCGATGACAATGTGGCAAATTCCATTGTTGCCCAATTATTGTTTTTAGATGCGGAAAACCCGGAAAAGGACATCTCACTTTACATTAACAGCCCGGGCGGTAGTATCACGGCTGGAATGGCCATTTATGATACGATGCAGTTTGTAAAAGCGGATGTTCAAACGATTAGCATCGGCATGGCCGCTTCCATGGGTGCCTTTTTATTAGCGGCAGGAACGAAAGGAAAACGGTACGCATTACCGAACGCAGAAGTTATGATCCACCAACCATTAGGTGGCGCTCAAGGTCAGGCTACGGAAATTGAAATCGCCGCAAAACGAATTTTATTCTTAAGGGATAAATTAAATAAAATTTTAGCCGAAAGAACCGGGCAACCCCTTGAAGTGATTCAACGGGATACAGATCGAGATAACTTTATGACTGCAGAACAAGCGAAAGAATACGGTCTTATCGACCATATCATTTCTCGGAATACGATTGGCTAA
- a CDS encoding glutaredoxin family protein: MMKKFILYTRKNCHLCEDAESILIELEKELPLSWEKRDIDEDEQLVERYDWYVPVIEFEGRIIQSGEIVKEMLKNEITGEIG, encoded by the coding sequence ATGATGAAAAAATTCATCTTATATACGAGGAAAAATTGCCATCTTTGTGAAGATGCGGAATCCATTTTGATTGAATTGGAAAAGGAACTCCCTCTCTCATGGGAGAAAAGGGATATCGATGAAGATGAGCAGCTCGTTGAACGATACGACTGGTATGTTCCGGTCATTGAATTTGAAGGCCGCATCATTCAATCAGGGGAAATTGTTAAGGAAATGTTAAAAAACGAAATAACGGGCGAAATAGGTTGA
- the whiA gene encoding DNA-binding protein WhiA — translation MSFASDIKKELTNLPVTDCCIKSELSALIQMNGSISFSNHRLIVDIQTENAAIARRIYLLLKKQYFASVEILVRKKMRLKKNNIYLVRLVDEVQEILQDLEILGNHFQINQQISPSLIQKPCCKKAYLRGAFLAGGSVNNPETSSYHLEIFSSYKKHCDSLSALMNEFYLNSKTLERKKGCIVYLKEAEKISDFLSAIGAHNALLRFEDVRIVRDMRNSVNRLVNCETANLNKTIGAAIRQIDNIKYIDETIGLDALPDKLKEIAVLRLKHQDVSLKELGEMVGGGISKSGINHRLRKIDEIAEKLRMGESVHLK, via the coding sequence TTGTCATTTGCGTCAGATATTAAAAAAGAATTAACGAATTTGCCTGTAACCGATTGTTGCATTAAATCCGAACTTTCGGCGCTCATTCAAATGAACGGTTCGATTTCCTTTTCCAATCACCGTCTCATCGTCGATATTCAAACGGAAAATGCCGCAATTGCCCGACGCATTTACTTATTGTTGAAAAAACAATATTTTGCTTCCGTAGAAATTTTAGTACGGAAAAAAATGCGATTGAAGAAAAACAATATTTATCTCGTACGGCTCGTAGATGAGGTTCAAGAAATTTTGCAGGACTTAGAAATTTTAGGGAATCATTTTCAAATTAACCAACAAATCTCCCCGTCCCTCATTCAAAAGCCGTGTTGTAAAAAGGCGTACTTAAGGGGAGCTTTTTTGGCCGGCGGATCGGTAAACAATCCGGAAACGTCCTCTTACCATTTGGAAATTTTTTCATCGTACAAAAAGCATTGTGACTCGTTAAGTGCGTTGATGAACGAATTTTATTTAAATAGCAAAACGTTGGAACGAAAAAAAGGGTGTATCGTTTATTTAAAAGAAGCCGAAAAAATATCCGACTTTTTAAGTGCAATCGGTGCCCATAACGCTTTACTACGATTTGAAGATGTAAGAATTGTCCGGGATATGCGGAATTCGGTTAATCGTCTAGTGAATTGCGAAACGGCTAATTTGAATAAAACGATCGGTGCCGCTATCCGACAAATCGATAATATAAAATATATCGATGAAACGATTGGCCTGGATGCTTTGCCAGATAAATTAAAGGAGATTGCCGTTTTACGTCTGAAACATCAAGATGTATCATTGAAGGAACTCGGAGAAATGGTCGGTGGGGGAATTAGCAAATCGGGTATAAACCATCGGCTACGAAAGATCGATGAAATTGCTGAAAAATTACGGATGGGTGAGTCCGTCCATTTGAAATGA
- the gap gene encoding type I glyceraldehyde-3-phosphate dehydrogenase produces MAVKVGINGFGRIGRLVFRAALKNPEIEVVAVNDLTDAKMLAHLLKYDSVHGTLEEDVTVDGDSFVVAGQRVKVIAERDPAQLPWKELGVEVVVESTGRFRTRKDAAKHLEAGAKKVVISAPAKEEDITIVMGVNEGKYDPANHHVISNASCTTNCLAPFAKVLNEKFGIKRGMMTTIHSYTNDQQILDLPHSDYRRARAAAESMIPTTTGAAKAVALVLPELKGKLNGMAVRVPTPNVSLVDLVAELDKEVTVEEVNAAFKEAAEGELKGILAYSDLPLVSRDYNHTSVSSTVDGLSTMVMEGNMVKVLSWYDNEYGYSSRVVDLVAYIAKKGL; encoded by the coding sequence ATGGCAGTAAAAGTTGGTATTAATGGATTTGGCCGTATCGGACGTTTAGTTTTCCGTGCAGCATTGAAAAACCCAGAAATTGAAGTAGTAGCGGTAAACGATTTAACGGATGCAAAAATGCTTGCACATCTTTTGAAATATGACTCCGTACACGGTACGTTAGAAGAAGACGTAACGGTTGATGGAGATTCTTTCGTTGTTGCAGGTCAACGGGTAAAAGTTATTGCTGAACGCGATCCTGCGCAACTTCCTTGGAAAGAATTAGGCGTTGAAGTTGTTGTCGAATCTACAGGTCGCTTTAGAACTCGTAAAGATGCGGCAAAACATTTAGAAGCTGGTGCGAAAAAAGTTGTTATTTCCGCTCCTGCAAAAGAAGAAGATATTACGATCGTTATGGGCGTAAACGAAGGAAAATATGATCCAGCAAACCATCACGTAATTTCCAACGCTTCTTGTACGACGAACTGCTTAGCTCCTTTCGCAAAAGTATTAAACGAAAAATTCGGCATCAAACGCGGTATGATGACGACGATTCACTCTTATACAAACGACCAACAAATTTTAGACTTACCGCACAGTGACTACCGTCGTGCTCGTGCAGCTGCTGAATCGATGATCCCAACGACGACAGGTGCTGCAAAAGCTGTTGCATTAGTTCTTCCTGAATTAAAAGGAAAATTAAACGGTATGGCTGTACGTGTACCAACTCCAAACGTTTCCTTAGTTGACCTCGTTGCGGAATTGGATAAAGAAGTTACAGTTGAAGAAGTAAACGCTGCGTTCAAAGAAGCTGCAGAAGGTGAATTGAAAGGTATTTTAGCATATAGCGATTTACCGTTAGTATCCCGTGACTACAACCATACTTCCGTTTCTTCTACCGTTGATGGATTATCGACGATGGTTATGGAAGGTAACATGGTTAAAGTTCTTTCTTGGTACGACAACGAATACGGTTATTCTTCCCGTGTCGTCGATCTTGTGGCATATATCGCCAAAAAAGGTCTCTAA
- the rpoN gene encoding RNA polymerase factor sigma-54 produces the protein MIGNHLLQQQTTQLHMTQNLIQAISLLQLPALDFVSYLEQLTIENPFIEVESSFHSPVNPDEFVKCNDARKTISMGGGPSLYDHLLEQLTFLPISERERKYIHFLILHIDENGYLDINIEEASAILGISTFEGERLLERIQQMDPPGVGARNLQECLLLQLKRKFPTSHPYINILSQYFTDFVNKKWKEIVRKEGTTYEQLQHLFDEVQQLNPKPGLMFSNEQTPYIIPDVSIEHRGGKWHFQLKEDRYYRLTFNDSYYERLAMTKGEEIREYIRKHVDQYYWIQKSIEQRRRTIVAVVKQIVDRQAPFLLGETDELVPMTMQDIADSIAVHESTVSRTVKNKYIRTPVKTLPMRQLFSQGVETGPFGKEIPTSYIKRQLVSIIEGENKKKPYSDQQLVHILKEKDIHISRRTVAKYREQLNIPPSLKRKRFD, from the coding sequence ATGATCGGAAACCACTTGCTTCAACAACAAACGACTCAACTGCATATGACGCAAAATCTCATCCAAGCCATTTCTTTACTACAATTGCCCGCTCTGGATTTCGTCTCGTATTTGGAACAACTGACCATTGAAAATCCGTTTATTGAAGTGGAGTCCAGTTTTCATTCACCTGTTAATCCCGATGAATTTGTAAAATGTAATGATGCCCGAAAAACGATCTCGATGGGCGGTGGGCCTTCGTTATACGACCATCTGCTTGAACAATTGACCTTCCTACCGATTTCCGAACGGGAAAGAAAATATATCCACTTTCTTATTTTACATATCGATGAAAACGGTTACTTGGATATCAATATTGAGGAAGCAAGCGCAATACTTGGCATTTCAACTTTTGAAGGGGAGCGGTTGTTGGAACGGATTCAACAAATGGATCCACCGGGTGTAGGAGCCCGAAATTTACAAGAATGTTTGCTTCTTCAATTGAAACGAAAATTCCCGACGAGTCATCCGTATATAAACATCCTTTCCCAATATTTTACTGATTTCGTCAATAAAAAATGGAAGGAGATCGTCCGAAAAGAGGGAACGACGTATGAACAATTACAACATCTATTCGATGAAGTTCAACAATTGAATCCGAAACCGGGTTTAATGTTTTCCAACGAGCAGACGCCGTACATTATCCCGGACGTGTCCATTGAACACCGAGGAGGAAAGTGGCATTTTCAATTGAAGGAAGATCGTTATTACCGCCTGACTTTTAACGATTCGTATTATGAACGGTTAGCCATGACAAAGGGGGAAGAAATACGGGAATACATTCGCAAACATGTCGATCAATATTATTGGATTCAAAAAAGCATCGAACAGCGGAGAAGAACGATCGTTGCCGTCGTAAAGCAGATCGTCGACCGCCAAGCACCATTTTTATTAGGAGAAACGGATGAATTAGTTCCGATGACGATGCAGGACATTGCCGATTCAATTGCCGTCCATGAATCAACCGTATCGAGGACTGTCAAAAACAAATATATCCGTACTCCTGTTAAAACATTGCCTATGCGTCAATTGTTTAGCCAAGGGGTGGAGACTGGTCCGTTTGGCAAGGAAATCCCGACATCTTATATTAAACGACAACTCGTATCGATAATCGAAGGGGAAAATAAGAAAAAACCGTATTCCGATCAGCAACTCGTCCACATACTAAAGGAAAAGGATATTCATATATCGAGAAGGACGGTGGCAAAATATCGGGAACAACTCAACATCCCGCCTTCATTAAAAAGAAAGCGGTTTGATTAG
- a CDS encoding phosphoglycerate kinase — protein sequence MKKTVKDIDVKGKKVFVRVDFNVPMQDGKVTDDTRIRAALPTIQYLVDQGAKVILASHLGRPKGQVVEEMRLTEAGKRLAELLGKDVRKVDEAYGDAVKAEIAKMEDGDVLLLENVRFYPGETKNDPELAKAFAELADVYVNDAFGSAHRAHASTAGIAEHLPAVSGFLLEKEIAALGGALENPERPFTAIIGGAKVKDKIGVIENLLDKVDNLIIGGGLAYTFVKAKGYEIGQSLLEEDKIDLAKSFMEKAEEKGVKFYMPVDAVVAKEFAEDAESKVVSIEEIPSDWQALDIGPKTRELYRDVILNSKLVIWNGPMGVFEFDKFAEGTKAVAQSLAEAKDAFTIIGGGDSAAAVEKFHLADKMDHVSTGGGASLEFMEGKVLPGVAALNDK from the coding sequence ATGAAAAAAACAGTAAAAGATATCGATGTGAAGGGTAAAAAAGTATTCGTCCGCGTCGATTTCAACGTACCGATGCAAGATGGCAAAGTAACGGATGATACGAGAATTCGTGCAGCTTTACCGACGATTCAATATTTAGTAGATCAAGGTGCGAAAGTTATTTTAGCCAGTCACCTTGGACGTCCAAAAGGTCAAGTTGTCGAAGAAATGCGCTTGACGGAAGCAGGAAAACGTCTTGCAGAATTATTAGGGAAAGATGTTCGGAAGGTAGACGAAGCTTACGGTGATGCGGTAAAAGCAGAAATCGCGAAAATGGAAGATGGCGACGTGCTTTTATTGGAAAACGTTCGTTTTTATCCAGGTGAAACGAAAAACGATCCGGAATTGGCCAAAGCCTTTGCAGAACTTGCCGATGTTTATGTAAATGACGCTTTCGGTTCCGCTCACCGGGCACATGCTTCAACGGCAGGTATTGCGGAACATTTGCCAGCTGTATCTGGATTTTTGTTAGAAAAAGAAATCGCTGCCCTCGGTGGTGCTTTGGAAAATCCGGAACGACCATTTACAGCGATTATCGGTGGTGCGAAGGTTAAGGATAAAATCGGCGTCATCGAAAACTTACTTGATAAAGTGGACAACTTAATTATTGGCGGCGGTTTAGCCTATACGTTTGTAAAAGCAAAAGGCTATGAAATCGGTCAATCCCTTTTAGAAGAAGATAAAATCGATTTGGCGAAATCCTTTATGGAAAAAGCCGAAGAAAAAGGCGTGAAATTTTACATGCCAGTCGATGCCGTCGTGGCGAAAGAATTTGCAGAGGATGCTGAATCGAAAGTTGTTTCCATTGAAGAAATTCCTAGCGATTGGCAAGCCCTTGATATCGGTCCGAAAACCCGAGAACTGTATCGGGATGTCATCTTGAATTCCAAATTAGTGATTTGGAATGGACCGATGGGTGTATTCGAATTCGATAAATTTGCTGAAGGAACGAAAGCGGTCGCTCAAAGCTTAGCAGAAGCAAAAGATGCCTTTACGATTATCGGCGGTGGGGATTCGGCTGCAGCGGTGGAAAAATTCCATTTAGCTGACAAAATGGACCACGTATCAACAGGTGGTGGCGCTTCTTTAGAATTTATGGAAGGAAAGGTACTTCCTGGCGTTGCTGCGTTGAATGATAAGTAA
- a CDS encoding sugar-binding transcriptional regulator, translating into MQSIIDVQKRIIPDLIQVMQKRFQILRSINFMQPVGRRNLSQSLHITERVLRGEIQFLKEQQLVSVSNAGMSLTEDGKIILEKLESMMRDISGVSDLERALGKFMQTKDCIVVPGNTDESSWVKYELGRACLNHMKDHLKDQNTIAVTGGTTIAAVAEALTTDFSNKELLFVPARGGIGTDVKNQANTICEVMAEKTNSNHMVLYVPDQVSENIYEFFKNEPYVFEVLSEIRSANIVIHGIGEALTMAKRRKTSEEDMKKIVEGKAVAEAFGYYFNENGEVVHKVQTIGLQLEDLDKIDTIYAVAGGESKAKAIKAYMKIAPKNTILVTDEAVSKLILKG; encoded by the coding sequence ATGCAATCAATCATTGATGTTCAAAAAAGAATCATTCCCGATCTTATTCAAGTAATGCAAAAACGGTTCCAAATCCTTCGATCCATTAATTTCATGCAACCCGTCGGACGAAGGAATTTATCCCAAAGTTTACATATTACAGAACGGGTCCTTCGAGGAGAAATCCAATTTTTAAAAGAGCAGCAATTAGTTTCCGTATCGAACGCCGGAATGTCGTTAACGGAAGATGGAAAAATAATTTTGGAAAAATTGGAGAGCATGATGAGAGATATCTCCGGTGTTTCCGATTTGGAGAGGGCCTTGGGAAAATTCATGCAGACGAAGGATTGTATTGTTGTACCAGGAAATACGGATGAATCTTCTTGGGTAAAATACGAACTAGGTCGTGCCTGTTTGAACCATATGAAGGACCACTTGAAAGATCAAAATACGATTGCTGTCACCGGTGGAACGACGATTGCTGCTGTTGCCGAAGCCCTTACCACCGATTTTAGTAATAAGGAATTGCTTTTCGTTCCTGCTAGGGGTGGGATTGGCACGGATGTGAAAAATCAAGCGAATACGATTTGCGAAGTGATGGCCGAAAAAACGAATTCCAATCATATGGTGCTATACGTTCCAGATCAAGTTAGTGAAAATATTTACGAATTTTTTAAGAACGAACCGTATGTATTTGAAGTGTTGTCTGAAATTCGTTCCGCAAATATCGTCATTCATGGAATTGGTGAAGCGCTCACGATGGCGAAACGAAGAAAAACGTCCGAAGAGGATATGAAAAAAATCGTCGAAGGAAAGGCTGTCGCCGAAGCTTTCGGATATTATTTCAATGAGAATGGTGAAGTCGTACACAAAGTCCAAACGATCGGATTGCAACTGGAAGATTTGGATAAAATCGATACGATCTATGCAGTTGCCGGAGGAGAATCGAAGGCGAAGGCCATTAAGGCGTACATGAAAATCGCCCCGAAAAATACGATCCTCGTCACCGATGAAGCGGTATCGAAATTGATATTAAAAGGGTAA
- a CDS encoding HPr family phosphocarrier protein, producing the protein MVEKTAVVKLKAGLQARPAALFVQEANRFSSEIFIERDEKKVNAKSIMGIMGLAIASGSKVKITADGSDEQTAVETLSQFLEKEE; encoded by the coding sequence ATGGTTGAAAAAACTGCCGTTGTGAAATTGAAAGCTGGTTTGCAAGCTCGTCCAGCAGCCCTTTTCGTTCAAGAAGCGAATCGGTTTTCATCGGAAATTTTCATAGAAAGGGATGAAAAAAAGGTTAACGCGAAAAGTATAATGGGGATTATGGGGTTGGCCATCGCATCCGGTTCCAAAGTAAAAATCACCGCCGACGGAAGCGACGAACAAACGGCCGTCGAAACTTTATCTCAATTTTTGGAAAAAGAAGAATGA
- a CDS encoding MBL fold metallo-hydrolase encodes MFHAEPIALDHRIYLIDGFDMKIPRRTGTYVIDEEQLTIVETGPSPSVKYIRQGIEKIGRSLNDLKYVIVTHIHLDHAGGAGLLLQNSPNAQVVVHPRGARHLADPRRLMAGARAIYGDRFSDFFDPVIPIPEDRIVIKGEGDTLKIGPNRELEFLDTPGHARHHFSIYDPISNGLFTGDTAGIRYEQLAREGIDFYLPSTSPNHFDPEAMKQSIRRFERMNLSRIYFGHFGMTEQPNIALQHVSDWLDVFMEEANRTVREKKGYGVLADRMLNKVKQALDQRGVQRNHDVYTLLQLDMTINALGIMDYYQKLNNG; translated from the coding sequence ATGTTTCATGCCGAACCGATTGCCCTTGATCATCGCATTTATTTAATCGATGGATTTGATATGAAAATTCCGCGACGGACGGGAACATATGTCATCGATGAGGAACAATTGACGATCGTTGAAACAGGACCGAGCCCGTCTGTAAAGTATATTCGTCAAGGAATAGAAAAAATCGGTCGGTCGTTGAACGATCTGAAATACGTTATCGTTACCCATATCCATCTCGACCACGCCGGTGGGGCCGGTTTGCTTTTACAAAATAGCCCGAATGCACAAGTAGTCGTTCATCCAAGGGGAGCGAGACACTTGGCCGATCCAAGGCGGCTTATGGCGGGTGCCCGGGCGATTTACGGGGACCGATTTTCTGACTTTTTCGATCCGGTCATTCCCATTCCGGAAGATCGAATTGTCATCAAAGGAGAAGGAGATACGTTAAAAATTGGTCCGAATCGCGAACTCGAATTTCTCGACACGCCTGGACATGCCCGCCATCATTTTAGTATTTACGATCCGATTAGTAACGGTTTATTTACAGGTGATACGGCAGGAATTCGATACGAACAACTGGCCCGGGAAGGAATCGATTTCTATTTACCATCAACCTCTCCGAATCATTTCGATCCAGAAGCGATGAAACAATCGATTCGTCGATTCGAACGGATGAATTTATCTCGAATTTACTTTGGACATTTTGGGATGACGGAACAACCAAATATTGCCTTACAACACGTATCCGACTGGTTGGACGTTTTTATGGAAGAGGCGAACCGGACTGTTCGAGAGAAGAAAGGATATGGTGTGTTGGCGGATCGAATGTTAAATAAAGTAAAACAAGCATTGGATCAACGGGGAGTTCAAAGGAATCATGACGTTTATACCCTTTTACAATTAGATATGACGATCAACGCCCTTGGAATCATGGACTATTATCAAAAATTGAACAATGGATGA